One genomic segment of Pseudoalteromonas sp. GCY includes these proteins:
- a CDS encoding PilZ domain-containing protein encodes MQELLADFEDLDELYRCYMPFLKSGGIFIKSNAHFDMGQELKLRVTLPDALEADEVEVVVAWLTPQGAQNSNPPGVGVAFVDAPALNDKINKLLGATLHSDKPTYTM; translated from the coding sequence ATGCAAGAGTTACTTGCGGATTTTGAAGATTTAGATGAGCTATATCGTTGTTATATGCCATTTCTGAAATCCGGTGGCATATTTATCAAGTCCAATGCCCATTTTGATATGGGGCAAGAATTAAAGCTCAGAGTCACCCTACCAGATGCCCTAGAAGCGGACGAAGTTGAAGTTGTCGTTGCTTGGTTAACACCGCAAGGCGCGCAAAATTCTAATCCACCTGGGGTTGGCGTTGCGTTTGTTGACGCGCCAGCTTTGAACGATAAAATAAATAAGCTTTTGGGTGCAACTTTGCATTCAGATAAACCAACTTACACCATGTAG
- the holB gene encoding DNA polymerase III subunit delta', whose translation MNNLLPSWHSGALSYLARAQHNGRLHHAQLLSGKKGVGKSLLAAHLADALLCLHPQNLTACGQCKPCNLNLAGNHPDRLTVVPEGKSIGVDEIREITHFLNHSAQQGGNKVALIEQAHLMTHSAANALLKTLEEPNANRYLVVTSDDDSKLPATILSRCNKVAIHSPNQAEAAQWLAAKNVACDFPWFDEFSLQPFIIEAWQQEGALDDVTALYHAANQLTVESAQTVEKILLKQSAMSDVFARFLLNRLKGAMTQGNGLSFTQYQDLVSLVHRFMYEQKNVLGLNQNLSISNLLFALQKQL comes from the coding sequence ATGAATAATTTGCTTCCAAGTTGGCACAGCGGCGCTTTGAGTTATCTTGCTCGGGCACAGCACAATGGTCGTTTGCACCATGCTCAGTTGTTATCGGGTAAAAAAGGCGTGGGAAAGTCTCTGCTTGCGGCGCACTTGGCAGATGCACTTTTATGCTTACATCCACAAAATCTCACTGCCTGTGGGCAATGTAAGCCATGTAACTTGAACTTAGCTGGTAATCACCCAGATAGACTGACTGTAGTGCCAGAGGGAAAATCAATCGGGGTGGATGAAATTCGAGAAATTACGCATTTCTTGAACCATTCTGCGCAGCAAGGTGGCAATAAAGTCGCGTTGATTGAACAAGCGCATTTGATGACCCATTCAGCCGCTAATGCGCTGTTAAAAACACTTGAAGAGCCAAATGCTAATCGTTATTTGGTCGTTACCAGTGATGATGACAGTAAATTACCTGCCACCATTTTGAGCCGTTGTAATAAAGTGGCGATTCACTCGCCCAATCAAGCAGAAGCTGCGCAGTGGTTGGCTGCTAAAAATGTCGCTTGTGATTTTCCTTGGTTTGATGAATTTTCTCTACAGCCATTTATTATCGAAGCGTGGCAACAAGAAGGTGCGCTTGACGATGTGACTGCGCTTTATCATGCGGCGAATCAATTAACGGTAGAGAGTGCGCAAACGGTTGAAAAGATTTTATTAAAGCAGAGCGCAATGAGTGATGTATTCGCCCGTTTTTTGCTCAACCGTCTTAAAGGGGCGATGACACAAGGGAATGGTTTGAGTTTTACCCAGTATCAAGACTTAGTGAGCTTAGTACATCGGTTTATGTACGAACAGAAAAATGTGTTAGGGTTAAATCAAAACCTTAGCATTTCTAATTTACTTTTTGCCTTACAAAAACAGCTATAA
- the tmk gene encoding dTMP kinase gives MKKGFMLSCDGSNGAGKTTVIAGLEAHLKQRGIEVVMTREPGGTEISEKIREIILDPSTPEMADMTELMLFGAARAQHVREKIIPALEQGKVVISDRFDAATFSFQHYARGLDLATITTINQLALGDFRPDMNLILDLDPEEGLKRVKSRGEGLDRLEDEKQQFLQRAREGYLVQAKNDPERFTVIDASQSKAQVLEQSIELLDSLIATHLTVDGNE, from the coding sequence ATGAAAAAAGGGTTTATGCTGTCCTGCGATGGCAGCAATGGCGCTGGAAAAACAACGGTTATTGCCGGATTGGAAGCGCATTTAAAACAACGCGGTATTGAAGTCGTGATGACTCGTGAACCCGGTGGAACAGAGATCTCAGAGAAGATCAGAGAAATCATTCTAGATCCCTCAACCCCCGAAATGGCAGACATGACGGAACTTATGTTGTTTGGGGCTGCGCGTGCTCAGCACGTTCGTGAAAAAATTATTCCAGCACTTGAGCAAGGCAAAGTCGTTATTTCTGATCGATTTGACGCTGCAACATTTAGTTTTCAACATTATGCAAGAGGGCTAGATCTTGCCACCATCACAACCATTAATCAGCTTGCGCTCGGCGATTTTCGTCCAGACATGAATTTGATTTTGGACTTGGACCCAGAAGAGGGCTTAAAGCGAGTCAAATCGCGAGGTGAGGGGCTAGATAGACTCGAGGATGAAAAGCAACAATTTTTGCAGCGCGCACGTGAGGGTTATCTCGTTCAAGCGAAGAATGACCCTGAACGATTTACTGTGATTGATGCCAGTCAAAGTAAAGCACAAGTGCTTGAGCAAAGTATTGAACTACTTGATAGCTTGATAGCCACACACCTTACAGTGGATGGCAATGAATAA